The following nucleotide sequence is from Merismopedia glauca CCAP 1448/3.
TCAGCTATGGCTTGAGCCAACAGTTGAGTCTTTTGTTGAGGTTGGTTTTGGTAGGCGGCTGATTCTTGTTGAGTTCCGTAAATGGCTGCAAATAGATGAAATAAATCTAATTGCTGCAAAATTCTAGTAGCTTGTTCCTGTTCTCGTAGTGTTACTAACACTAATTTAATCCCGTTCACTCGTAGATAAGTTAGCGCCCAACCTACCCCAGCTTGCATTTTATCTTGATGTAGTTGCTCTGGTTGATTGACGATTTCAACCACACGGTTGCGGAAAAACTGGATTTGTTCGCCTTCTAAGCCTGATAACTGAGCAATCTCTACATCAGGAACGCGAGCTTTTTTCATTTCCCAAAATGTTTTCTGGTTTTGTAGCCGACAGGGAATGAAGATGTTTTGCTCGTGGTAATATGCAACTGTTTCGGTTAAAGCTAACTTATAAGTACTGTAGTAGCGATCGCCCACATCGATAATTGGACCATCGAAATCGCAAAACACTGTCATTTTTGATGGCAAACCGCCCTGGTTCTGATTTCTGCTTCGGGACTTAGGTTTAAAGGTAACAGTGTTTATCATTGTCGCTAAGCTACCCACCACTTATGTAAAATTTCCTTTACATTAATTTAGCATCTAATACATAAGTTTTGCCGAAATATACTCGCTTAGTTATATGAGAAAATCTTATGTCATCGATCGGAACTACTTGAAGGCAAAAACATTACCCAGCAATACTTATAACTGATTTAACTCAATCTTTTCCGGTTTGGGCATCAAACTGTAACTTATTAGCAACCGAGAAGGTGACTAAATTGGCGAACTAGATAAATATCTGTATGATTGGTGAAAGACGCAGAAGAAGTTTTCCAGGTTCCTCCTGCCTCCTGCCTTCTGCCTCCTGCCTCCTGCCTTCTAAAAGACTCATGGATACCTTTTCTGAAGTAGCTGCTAATAATTTGCCAGCATCTGAGTTTAGTAGCTGCGATCGCGCCATGATGCAAAGGTGTATCGAGTTGGCTCGTCAAGCTTTGGGAAAAACGGCTCCTAACCCATTAGTAGGTTCTGTAATTGTCAAAGATGGCGAAATCGTTGGCGAAGGGTTTCATCCAGGTGCAGGACAACCCCATGCTGAAGTATTTGCCTTGCGATCGGCGGGAGAACAAGCACGAGGAGCGACTTTATACGTCAATCTGGAGCCTTGCAACCACTATGGACGGACACCGCCCTGTTCTGAGGCAGTTGTGGCTTCAGGGGTGGCTAGAGTGGTAGTAGGCATGGTCGATCCCAATCCTTTGGTGGCTGGTGGGGGTATCGCTAAGCTGAGACAAGCGGGGATTGAAGTAGTAGTAGGTGTAGAAGAAGAAGTTTGTCAGCGCTTAAATGAGGGATTCGTCCATCGGATTTTATATCAGCGCCCGTTTGGAATTTTAAAGTATGCTATGACTCTAGATGGTAAAATAGCGACTTTTACAGGTCATAGCACTTGGGTAACTGGAGTTGCAGCCCGTCAAGAAGTCCATCAACTCAGGGTAGCCTGCGATGCAGTAATTGTAGGCGGAAATACGGTGCGTCGGGATAATCCTCACCTAACTAGTCATCACACTACGGCTCATAATCCTTTGCGGGTAGTGATGACCAAGACGTTAGATTTGCCGAAAACAGCCCGTTTGTGGGATATACAAGAAGCTCCGACGCTAGTTTTAACCCAAACTGGCGCTAATGTACCTTTTCAAACTTGGTTGCGCGATCGCCAAGTAGAGGTAGTGGAGTTAGATAATCTCACTCCCGCCGCAGCTATGACCTATTTATACGATCGCGGCTGTTTATCTGTGTTGTGGGAATGTGGCGGCACCCTCTCGGCTCAAGCTATCGCTGATGGCTCGGTGCAAAAGATTTTGGCTTTCATCGCCCCTAAAATTGTTGGTGGTATCGGTTCTCCCTCACCTGTAGGTGATTTGGGTTTAGCCGAAATGACTCAAGCTTTAACCTTAGAACGAGTCAGTTGGCGTTCTATTGGAGAAGATTGTTTAATTGAAGGGTATTTACCTCTAGAAAAAAGCTAGTGAAATGATACATTAGTTATTCTCATGCCTCTAGTGTCAAAAAAAAATATTTGTCATTTTTTTGCAATTAAGCTAAGTTATTCTCAACAATCTTGAGAATATTTTCATCAAGTAGACGAAAATAGGTTGTTGCAGCAATTGATATTTTTGGGTAGAATTTACTAATGTATAATTGAGATCCATTTATGGAAATTTAAGTTAAAAGTAGACCAAATTATAGTAAATGCGATCGAATCTCCATTTTGCAACTTTATTTGCTCCAAACCTAAACAAAAACCTAGTATTCAAACACTCTCCTCAAAAAGTCAGATACAAATACATAAGAAGTTATGCAAAGGTTTTGTTTCAATGGCGAAGTTGAAAGTCGGCATTAATGGTTTCGGACGCATTGGCAGATTGGTGTTCCGTGCGGGAATCCAGCGTCCAGAGGTTGAATTTGTGGGGATTAATGACCTGGTTACCCCAGATAATTTGGCATATTTGCTCAAATATGATTCTACTCATGGGATATTTGATGGAGAGGTTTCAGCTACGGCAGAAGGCATCGTTGTTAATGGTAAGTTGGTGCCTTGTATGTCTGTAAGAAATCCTGCTGAACTACCTTGGGGTCAACTAGGTGCTGATTATGTAGTCGAATCAACGGGCTTATTTACCGACTACGAAGGCGCAGCCAATCACCTTAAAGCTGGAGCCAAGCGGGTTATTATTTCTGCACCGACGAAAGAACCAGAACGGGTCAAAACCCTGTTAATGGGAGTGAATCACGAACTATTCGATCCAGCTACAGATACGGTAGTTTCTAATGCTAGCTGTACGACTAATTGTCTAGCACCTGTGGCGAAAGTAATTGACGATAATTTTGGTTTAGCGGAAGGGTTGATGACTACGGTTCACGCCATGACAGCCACTCAACCAACAGTAGATGGACCTAGTAAAAAAGATTGGCGCGGTGGTAGAGGTGCAGCACAAAATATCATTCCTGCCTCTACGGGTGCAGCCAAAGCTGTGGCGCTAGTGTTACCCCAACTAAAAGGGAAACTGACGGGGATGGCGTTTCGAGTTCCTACTCCTGATGTGTCGGTAGTGGATTTAACTTTTAAAACTGCTAAAGCTACAAGCTACCAGGAAATTTGTGCGGCGATGAAAGCTGCGGCATCAGGAGAACTAAAAGGAGTTTTGGGATATACCGAAGATGAGGTAGTTTCTACAGATTTCCAAGGCGATGCACATTCGAGTATTTTTGATGCAGGTGCAGGTATTGAATTGAATTCTAACTTTTTTAAAGTTGTTTCTTGGTATGACAATGAGTGGGGATATTCTAATCGAGTGGTGGATTTAATGTTATCAATGGCACAAAAGGAAGGGTTAGAAATAAGCTAATTTGAGGCAGCGATCGCTTTCCACTTTTTTTGTATAGACTGGTGGTGGCGATCGCTACTAACCCAAGTTGCTAGTGATAAATTGGATGTACTCTTGAGGGATTGGGGATTCGGGACTGGGGGACACGAGAAGGAAAATTTAATTAACAATCAAGTCAAAAATAGTAACTAGCAACTTACGCTACTATGATTCTGCTTCCACCTCAGTAGTAGGATCGTATTCTACATATTTCATTTGTTGTTTACCATCAATTAAGGCACTCACCGTCATATCTCCCATAACATTGATCGCAGTACGACAGCGATCTAAAAACCAATCAACTGTAATCAAAACCGCAATATATTGAGTTGGTAATCCCACAGAACTAAATACTAAAGTCATGGTGACTAAACCCGCTTCAGGAATTCCGGCTGCTCCTACCGAGGCGATAATAGAAGTTAGCATCACAATTAATTGTTGAGGAATTGTGAGATTTTGTCCTAAAACTTGAGAGACGAACAAGGCTGACATAGCTTCATATAAAGCTGTACCATCATTATTAAAATTGCTACCAACTAATGCTCCTAATGAAGCCGAAGATTCTCGCAAACCAACCTTTTGAATTAGTGATTCAAAGGTAATAGGCATAGTCACAGTTGATGAAGCAGTTGAAAAGGCGGTAATGAGTGCATCGGAACCACCTTTAATAAAATTAATCGGATTTACCCAAGAACCTAATTTAACGCGAGTGAGGTAATAAGTAGCCTGGAGAAATAGAGCTAAAATTACCGCAATGACAAATATCCCAAGAGATTGGAAAGGTGCAAATCCTTTGAGAGCAATAGTTTGAGCGACTATACCAAATACAGCTATTGGGACAAGTGCGATTACCCAGTGTAAAATTCTGATAACAGCTTCAAATAGAATAGTGACAAATTGTTCAACTGGTAAATAATCGCTTTTCCCTTGTTCTATTTGTTGTGTTTTTAAAGCACGAAGGACGATCGCAAATGATAAAGCTACAAAAATTAGTTGAATAACATTGTTATCTACCAGGGGTTTAACTACCGATTCAGGAATAATATCTTGTAATAATCCCCAAGGATCGAGAGTTTTTTCTGGTGCTTTTATGGCTGATTCAATCGTCAAGTTACCCCAAGTACCTGGACGTAAAATGTTAGCAACTAAAAGACCAATGATAATTGCTACTAAAGTATTAGTAAGCAATAAAGTTACTAGCTTTCTTCCCGATCCTCCGGGAATTTGAGCCGTTAAAAATGTATGGATAATTGCTAAGAAAATTAAGGGAGTAGCGAGAGTGCGTAAAGCTTTAAGGATGAGCGTACAAGGAATAGTCAGATGGTTAATTAATTCCTTGTCAATAATAGGATTCCCTGCACCTAACAGCACGCCCAAAATTATGGCGAGAATCAGAGCAATTACTATTTGTAGATAAAGAGGTATTCTTAGTAACATAATCAGCTTTTATTAGTCTCCAATAACCCCGACATTTGTAGTTTCTACCGAGGGGATAATTACTAGTGGGAATGAATCGGATCGACAAGGTAGATAGTTGAGATGAATTTTAGTTAATTATAAAGCGATCGCACTCATTTATCTACAACTTTTCTGAACCAAGTTTTTCTAAAACAATGGACAATTTGGTAAAGGTGAGTTAATTAAAGAACGCTTTCTTTCTGGCGGAAACCAGATGGAAATGGCTTTACCAATAATAAGATTTCTAGGGAGGAATCCCCAATAATGGCTATCATAACTGTTATTGCGATTATCTCCTAAAACTGCATAGGAATTTGCTGGGATTTTAATTGGTCCCCAATTATATTTAGGGGGTTCACTGAGATAATTTTCTGTCAGAGGTTTTCTGTTAATAAACACCTTACCTTTTTTAACTTGAATTCTTTCCCCTGGTAAGCCGATAACGCGATGAATAAAAGGATCTTTAAAGTTTTGTTGTTCTAAGGCTGGAGTCGGATTAAAGAGGATAATGTCTCCCCGCTTCGGTTTAGTAGAGCGATAAATTAACTTATCAATAATGACGCGATCGTCTATTTGCAACGTTGGTAACATGGAACCTGATACGAGATAACGAGATTCAAAATTAGTGCGATCGCAAGTTATAGCTAGAGAAGTATTAACCCAAAATAATCCGAATAAACCCGAAACTGCACCGCCAAATATCCTGGTTTTATTTAACATTTAATTCCTTTCTTTTAAACCTGTGATTACACCCTTATATAACTCAACAAACCTGGCTTCGTCAAGAGTTTGATCGTGATTCCAAGTAGCTGAAATGCAGTATTTTTTCCCAGTTTTAGCTTTTAACCAAGTAGTCAGTTGATAAACTCCTGGTTCTGAACCACCTTTGAAAGCAACTTTCTCCCAATCTTGGGGGTTAGTAATTCCCGTCCCAGGATTGATACTCATTAGTGGTAATGGTGCAACTTTTTCCATCAAATTACACAGTTCTTTAGTGGTGAAAAACCACTCTATTTCGATGTTTATTTTACTAGATATAAACTCGGTTAAATCTGGCTTTGCTGCTTTATCTATTTGTGCCAAAACATCTCGACGCTCTGATGTGTTACCTTGAAGATAGCGTTGGAGTAACGAGGCATTATTCGGGATTTTTAAAGTAAAGTTCTCGCGAGTGGTAATAAACGGCAGATTGCGATCGCTAACTGATTCAATATTTTCTCTGCCTACAATATTAATTAAGGCATCTGTAGCGGTATTATCACTGATAGAAATCATTAAACTAGCTAGAGTTTGAATAGTAATTAATGAACCATCGGGCCAATCTTGGAGCATTCCTGATGGTAAACTTTTCCAAGTAGATTTTAGAGCTACTACTTCATCCCAAGAATGTTTCTTAGCAGCGATTTGTGATTGTAAGATATCTAAAACAGCTAGCTTAAAAGCTGAAGCTACAGCTAACGGTTTGTCTGCATTTAAAGCCGCAATTTCTGACTTGTTTTCTGTGACTAGAAAAGCAACTTTTCCAGGTAACTTTTTGAATTGCGCGATCGCATCTTCTACTCTAATTCCTGCTGTGACTGGTGTGAATAATAGATAACCAATTTTTCCTTCAGTATCCAGCGCAATTTTGCTAGAAACTTTACCCTTTGCAAAAGTAATTATATACTCTGAATCTGTAGCTTCGATCTTTTGATAAACACCTAATTCTGTTTTAATACTAGAGATAATTTGCTCGATTTTGGAAATAGAAATTTGAGCTAAAAATGTGGAAGTAAACCATTCTGGAAGAACTTTTTTAGCTGTAAATAATCGTTCAATTGCAGCTTCGTTAGTGATATTTGGTGGCATAGTCGATACCTGAGCTATAGTTGAAGAGGATGATGCGATTGGTGTAGCGAACTGAAAAGTCAGCGCTATCGCCTTAGCAGAACCTAACCACAACAACCCACTACAAACTGTTATTACCAAGATTCTCATATATAGAGTTTCCCCTTGATTTCCAAACTCATCTTTGATTAACTTCTTTGTGAACTTTGTGTTTAAGCCTTCGGCAGGCTGTGCCAATCTGGTTCCTTACTTTCACAATTAATTTAGAATTGCCATAGTTCATTTTTATCTCAAAAAAAAGAGAGATTAACTACTAACCTCTCTAGTAACATATTAAGTTTGCTCGAACGGCAATCTTTAATTATTTGTGACAAATATAGCAGCCTTAAATGATTTATAAAACTTCTTTTGGGATAGCCGTCTCGGCTGTCCCACAAGCCAGTTAAGATTGCTATATCTTAACTATCACCTTCTTCCTTCTTCCCTTTTCCTTCTTCCTTAAACAGCAGCTAATTCTGGCTGAGGACGTTTGCTATTACGAATACCTTCAATTGCAGTCGCGTAGTCTTTAGCGCCAAATACCGCAGAACCAGCCACAATCGCATTAGCACCAGCTTCTAAAACTTGCCAAGTATTATTACCCTTTAAGCCGCCATCAACCTCAATCCAAGGATTTAGTCCTTTTTCGTCGCACATTTGGCGCAACTTCTGGATTTTAGGCACAACTTCGGGAATAAAGCTTTGTCCGCCAAAACCAGGGTTAACGCTCATGATCAAGACCAAATCGCACAATTCCAGGACATATTCAATCAATTCTAGAGGGGTAGAAGGATTGAGAACCACACCAGCTTGCTTACCTAATTCTCTGATTTGACCCAAAGTGCGGTGGAGGTGAGGAGAAGCGTTATGCTCGGCGTGTACGGAGATTATATCTGCACCTGCTTTAGCAAAATCGGCGACATACTTTTCTGGTTCCACAATCATCAGGTGGACATCAATGATTTTCTTGGTTACAGGACGAATTGCTTGGACAATTAATGGTCCAATTGTGATGTTAGGGACAAATCTACCATCCATGACATCAACGTGAATCCAATCTGCACCAGCCGCATCAACTGCTCGAATTTCGTCTCCCAGTCGGCTAAAATCAGCAGAGAGGATTGAGGGAGCGATCGCAATGGGCTTGGAGGATGAATTACTAGTCATGGTCAATAATCCTTTGGGTGTCCTGCTTTTGTAATTAGTTTAACAAAATGTGAAGTCATATCTCATTATTTTTAGATTCATTTACAGATACTAAAATTAGCAGTATGAATAAAGTCAGTAGTTTGCCAGTAGATTATGGTTATTTGGGTTTTTTAACCATTAAAACGCTGCTTGTTTTCAGTTTTTCTGGCTTGTCAGTTAATTACTTTACTCAGCCAGGTTTAACAGTAACTGCCAGTCGTATGTTGAGTTCAGTCGGATCGACTGGAATAGATGCTTTGAAGCTTCACAGCGAGCCTTATAATCTGATAGGGCGTAAAATAGCAATAGGACAGGTAGAGACAGGTCGTCCTGGGCAATTTGGTTTTGATAAGGCGGTTTCTCGTAATTATATCTATGCTTTGGCTCAAGCTTTCTTTCGTGATACTCCTGCTAAACCGAATACAGATGTAGAGGATCATGCGGGGATGGTAGCTTCGGTAATGGTGAGTAAAGATAAAACCGTTCCAGGGGTAGCACCTGGTGCGAGGTTATTTGCTTCTGCTGCTGGAACTTCCAAAAATAGCGGTCAAATTGAAGAGTGTTTATCGACTCAGCACGTAGCTGTACAAAACGGGGGTGATGTCAGAGCTATTAATTTTAGCTTTGGGGAACCCTTGAGTAAAGATCCTAGACCAGATGCGGTTTTGGATGGGAATGCTTTGCTAACGCAGTGTGTAGATTGGTCAGCGCGGGTGCATGATGTCGTTTACGTCATTGCGGGAAATCAAGGTAAGGGGGGAATCGCGATTCCTACCGATAACTTTAATGGGATGACTATCGCTTATACAGCTAGAAGAGAGGGAATATTTACCAAGATAGATTACCCTAACTTGAGCGATGCACCCCTGGGAGTCGCTAGAAGCTTGATTGAAAGAGAAATTAATGTTGGTGGAAGACGAGGAATTTCTTTAGCGGCTCCAGGAGCTAACTTGAGCTTGTATGATATGAATGGCAAGCTGACTCGTTCTAATGGTAGTAGTTTTGCTGCTCCGCACGTTGTAGGTACTGTAGCATTACTACAAGAATTTGGAGATAGAGCGATCGCCAAGCAATTAAAAGATAAAATTCCTCTAACCGAGTCTAGTTGGAACTTAAATGCACGTCGTCATGAAGTGATGAAGGCTGTATTAATCAACTCTACTGACAAAATCAAAGATAAAGGCGACGGTTTAAATCTCAACATGAGCCGTACCATTTTACGCAAAGATAATCAGAACTGGCTAGAATCAGATGCTTATCGCGATCGCAAAATCCCTTTAGAATATCAAATGGGTGCGGGGCAATTAAATGCGTTTCGGGCTTATCAACAGTTTAGCTCAGGTCAGTGGCAACCCGAAAAAGCAGTACCCGCCATCGGTTGGAATTATGGTTCAATTTCAGAATCAACTTATCAAGACTATGCGATCGATTCACCTTTAAAAAAAGGTAGTTTTATCTCTGTAACTCTCACTTGGGATCGTTTAGTCGAGTTACAAGATAAAAACCAAAATGGGATCTTCGATGCTGGAGAAAGATTTAAAGATCGAGGATTGAATAATCTCAATATCTACCTGATGAAAGCCGAAGACAACAACACAGATAAAAGTATCTGGTCTTCAGAAAGTGATGTAGATAGCGTTGAGCATATTTTCCATCAAATTCCTGAGAAGGGTCGTTATAAGATTCGCGTTCAGTACAATCAAAAGGTTAACGAACAGATTCAGCCTTATGCTCTAGCTTGGTGGAGTATCACGAGTAAATAACATTAACTGGTAGTCGTACATCAAAGGTGGCAAAGATAAAGACTATTTGCCAATCTACGCTAAACAGTCCGCGCAGGCGGATTTTGGTTGTGTAGCTGCGATTTCAATCGCCTAGACTCTCGCTTCAAAGTATATCAAAAGGGATGGGCGATCGCTCATCCCGAAGGCAACCCAATTGCTGCCAAAATCTCGCTACAAGTTGCTTCTGGTGTCTTATCCTTAGTGTAGATCGTCAACTTAGCTAGCTCATAGTTAGAGGAATGTCGCAGAAAGTGTTCGTTGAGACTCAACTCTTCATCAGATAAATCCCCCTCGCGCTGACTCAGAATTTGCAGAGACTCGTCTAAGTCAGGAGATGGCAGCAATAGCACGACATTCTTATATGGCGCTAAGGCTTGCTGAACCTTCTTAAATAACTCAGGATCTTCATAAACCGAATGTCCAGCCCCAAAATCGATAACACATTCCTGATGTTCTGCGAGTAATCTGGTTACAGCATGGGCTTCAAAAGGCTTCCAATACCGAGTCAGCGACAAAACACCTTCTTTTTCTCGTTTTTGCCGAGCTAGTTCTTGGTTGTAACCAATTTCTGCGTAATAATCCCACCTCAGTTCATCCATCGAACACTGGGGCAAATTTAGCCTCTCAGCTAGCAGCTTTCCCACAGTGGTTTTACCAGCACCAATAGCACTAATGAGAATTATCTCGGATTTCATCCTCTAAAACGTTCCTAACAGGGGTAAAACTTTTTGTTTGAGCAAGTCTACCAAAGCTGGTGCCATATACTCATAATTATCGGGAATATCTAAGCAAATTACCCGCTTATCTACGAGCCAAGGCTGAAAATTTTGGGAAAGCTTGCGGCGATGAGATTTTTCCATCACAAAAATTATATCTGCCCAGGCGATCGCTTCACTAGACAAAGGTATCTCTGCACCCCGATCCAATCCCGCCGATTCTACCTCTAATCCTTCATATTCAGCAAATATTGCTTCAGCCGTTGGGCTGCGAAGTCTATTTTGGCTGCAAATGAATAATAACTTTTTCATCGTCTCCAGTTACTTTTGAGAATTGATATGATGATGGTTTAATAACATTGTCTCAATCGACAAACCGCAATTAGAAAGAGAAACTGCATGATTTATTCCCAACTATTTGCTAGTTCCCTTGTTGGAGTCAGTTTATTAGCCAATTTGTCTAGCGCTACCGCCGCACCTGCACCCATTTTTCAACCAATCATTTCCGAACTACAAAGCAAATTACCTTCAGGGTGGAAACTCAGATTACCAGCTTATTTACCAAGCGCACCCGTGCAATTATATGCCTATGTTCGCTCTAGTCCTGTAATTACCCAGGTAAATATTGCTACATCTCCAGATTGCGCGACTTCTAGTCAACCTCTAAGTTGTACTGTCGGGGGAATTGGGGTAATTTCACCTCAACGAAAAAATTGGCTTCCTGCTCAGCAAAAGTTTTCTCGCGTCAGTTTGAGTCGAGGGATTAAAGGTTATTACTTGACTCGCGATGGAGGTAAATTTATTTTTTGGGAACAAGAGGGACAAAGGTATACTTTAGGAGCGATCGCTCAAGGTATATCGACTCAAGACTTGATTGAAATCGTCAATTCTGCTATCAATGAATCTCCAATTAGTAGCCGTCGTCGATAAAGCAGAGACGTAATATATTAAGTCTAAATGTATTACGCCTCACAGGAAAATATGGCACCAAATCGACTCCAACTATCAAAGTTTCGGAATTTCAACCCAGAAACTGACGAGGAAGTAGATATCGAATATTCTTCTCCCCAACCAGGGGCTATACCTGGAACTCTTGATTTAGAGCCAGATGCTCCCCCACCAGAGATTATTTTAATTGATTACAACGAGCATAATGCGGAGCGTTTTACACTTAATTCCCCTCAAGAATGTGGTGCTTATTTAGATACAGAATCCGTGTCTTGGGTTGATGTTTTAGGCTTAGGAAATCAAGAGACGTGGCGAGAGTTAGGCAAGATTTTTGAATTACATCCTTTAATTCAAGAAGATGTAGTTAATGTCCCTCAAAGACCTAAAGTAGAAGAGTATGAAAATCAATTAGTTTTGATCGCTTTAATGGTAATTCTTAAACCCAACCATCAGGGTTTTCATCGAGAACAAGTCAGTTTTGTTTTAGGAAAAAACTACTTACTCACAGTTCAAGAAGAACCTGAACAAGATTGCTTTGATTCTGTGCGCGATCGCATCCGCTTCAACAAAGGTATTATTCGCAAACAAGGTCCAGATTATTTAGCCTATACCTTGCTTGATTCTATTATTGATGGATATTTTCCAGTTCTCGAAGCATATGGGGAACAAATCGAAGACTTAGAAGATGAAGTTGTAACTAACCCCACACCCCGAACCTTAGACAAAATTTATCGAATCAAACGACAATTATTGAACTTGCGAAGAGCCATTTGGCCCCAAAGAGATGCCATTAATTCTTTAATTAGAGATGGTAACGATCTCATTACTCATGAAGTTCAAATTTATTTAAGAGATTGTTACGATCATACAGTTCAAGTTATAGATATGGTTGAAACTTATCGAGAATTAACCTCTGGATTGATGGATGTATATCTTTCTTCTATTAGTAATAGGATGAATGAAATTATGAAGTTACTAACCGTAATTTCATCTATATTTATCCCTTTGACGTTCATCGCTGGAATTTATGGCATGAATTTCAACACAGACAAATCTCGTTGGAATATGCCAGAACTAAATTGGGATTATGGCTATTTATTTTGTTGGGGATTAATGATAGTTATTGCCGCCAGTTTAGTATTTTTCTTTTGGAAACGCGGCTGGTTTGCCAATTTTTCAACGATCAGAAGAAAGTAGAATTACCCTTTTTTCCTCTTCCATCTTCCTGCTGCAAAAGCTAAACTTATAGATGAGAGAGTAGGCGCAGGCGGTTGCGGATTTGTTAATTTAGCGAATCTGAGGAAAGTCCGGACTCCCGAAAGACCAAACCTGCTGGATAACGCCCAGTGCGTGCGAGCGTGAGGATAGTGCCACAGAAAGATACCGCCAAATTTAGGGAATAGGGAGTAGGGAATAGGGAAATAAAACCCCAAT
It contains:
- a CDS encoding low molecular weight protein tyrosine phosphatase family protein, which gives rise to MKKLLFICSQNRLRSPTAEAIFAEYEGLEVESAGLDRGAEIPLSSEAIAWADIIFVMEKSHRRKLSQNFQPWLVDKRVICLDIPDNYEYMAPALVDLLKQKVLPLLGTF
- the corA gene encoding magnesium/cobalt transporter CorA codes for the protein MAPNRLQLSKFRNFNPETDEEVDIEYSSPQPGAIPGTLDLEPDAPPPEIILIDYNEHNAERFTLNSPQECGAYLDTESVSWVDVLGLGNQETWRELGKIFELHPLIQEDVVNVPQRPKVEEYENQLVLIALMVILKPNHQGFHREQVSFVLGKNYLLTVQEEPEQDCFDSVRDRIRFNKGIIRKQGPDYLAYTLLDSIIDGYFPVLEAYGEQIEDLEDEVVTNPTPRTLDKIYRIKRQLLNLRRAIWPQRDAINSLIRDGNDLITHEVQIYLRDCYDHTVQVIDMVETYRELTSGLMDVYLSSISNRMNEIMKLLTVISSIFIPLTFIAGIYGMNFNTDKSRWNMPELNWDYGYLFCWGLMIVIAASLVFFFWKRGWFANFSTIRRK
- a CDS encoding shikimate kinase, with amino-acid sequence MKSEIILISAIGAGKTTVGKLLAERLNLPQCSMDELRWDYYAEIGYNQELARQKREKEGVLSLTRYWKPFEAHAVTRLLAEHQECVIDFGAGHSVYEDPELFKKVQQALAPYKNVVLLLPSPDLDESLQILSQREGDLSDEELSLNEHFLRHSSNYELAKLTIYTKDKTPEATCSEILAAIGLPSG
- a CDS encoding S8 family serine peptidase gives rise to the protein MNKVSSLPVDYGYLGFLTIKTLLVFSFSGLSVNYFTQPGLTVTASRMLSSVGSTGIDALKLHSEPYNLIGRKIAIGQVETGRPGQFGFDKAVSRNYIYALAQAFFRDTPAKPNTDVEDHAGMVASVMVSKDKTVPGVAPGARLFASAAGTSKNSGQIEECLSTQHVAVQNGGDVRAINFSFGEPLSKDPRPDAVLDGNALLTQCVDWSARVHDVVYVIAGNQGKGGIAIPTDNFNGMTIAYTARREGIFTKIDYPNLSDAPLGVARSLIEREINVGGRRGISLAAPGANLSLYDMNGKLTRSNGSSFAAPHVVGTVALLQEFGDRAIAKQLKDKIPLTESSWNLNARRHEVMKAVLINSTDKIKDKGDGLNLNMSRTILRKDNQNWLESDAYRDRKIPLEYQMGAGQLNAFRAYQQFSSGQWQPEKAVPAIGWNYGSISESTYQDYAIDSPLKKGSFISVTLTWDRLVELQDKNQNGIFDAGERFKDRGLNNLNIYLMKAEDNNTDKSIWSSESDVDSVEHIFHQIPEKGRYKIRVQYNQKVNEQIQPYALAWWSITSK